The Eubalaena glacialis isolate mEubGla1 chromosome 3, mEubGla1.1.hap2.+ XY, whole genome shotgun sequence nucleotide sequence cattcactcataccTCTGCTCTCAAAACAAACAGCTCCTGTTAAACCATCTCATCACATCCCACGGTGGGGACCGCGCTATTCCCCTTGGAGCAGGAAGCAGGATGCTCTCCTGGAAGGCCTGCTCAGACTGAGCTTTGCTTTACTTTGGGAAGACTGCCTCGGGTGTTAGTGTCAGAGCCACAGAATTTTCACAAAATGGGTGGGATTCTAGAAAAGTTATCTCCCAGGGTTCAGGAATGAGTCACCAGGGAGAAGCTGGGGAGGAATGTCTCATTCTCTGACCCACAAAGTCATCTTTCTGGGttgatctacaaattcagtggTAGGCAGTGTGGGCTGTATCCAGCTGCACCACTTATCAGCTAAGTGACCTGACCAATCCCATGCTTCCCTGAGCCTCTATCTCCTTATCTGTCCAATGGTGGTAACAGTAGTCCCTAGCCATTATGGACTGTTTCCATCATCTGTTCAGCATCCCTCCTTTCCCCTGGAACAGCAGTCTTCCCCTTCCTTAGGATCTTCTCCTCCAAACACTGGTTCAGCCAGGGCAGTCATGGCATCTATGATCCTGTCCCTTGGCTATAGATGGTTGGCCCACAGGTGCACACCTGATTAGAGCTGGGCCAATCGGAAGCCTTccctgttctgttctgttttgagTCAAAACTGAGAAGATGGCTGTGAAAATGTGAGAGGCTCAGGAGTTGTCATTGGTCAAATGTCCTACCTCATGGCAGAGTTAGTctagagagggagaggcaggggagagagagacagagtatgTGAGTGAGTCCTGGCAGGATTTGGATCCCTAGTTCTGGCTGTGCCTGGGCCCACTAGCCCTGCTCACAATCTGGAAGTTCACCCCTCCCTTAGATTCCCAGGGTCACCTCACTTGTTGGCATTGGTTTCTAAAGATATACTTTTTCACAGGGTTGTTTGTAGGATCAAATGAGCTAAAGTGTGTGAAGCGCTCAGCCCAAGGCCTGGCCCACTGCAGACTCAGTAGGCATGGATTCCTTTCCCTTAATGGGCACCTGGCAAGGATGGGGTTTGGCAAGATACCAGGAAGATGTGAAACATCAGCACTAGTGAAGTGATGTAACTCAGCAGCTCTGGGGAAATGAAAGTCAGGTGCCTCGGGACCCTGCAGAGCTCCATGGGAGACCAGAATGAATGCTCAAGCGGAACATTTGGTGCATAAGAAAGGACGGGACTAAGAAAAAAACTCCTGCCCCAACCTTTTGTGGGAGGAAAAGTTGTCTGTGCCAGGGATGTATGCTGGAGTCCCTGGAGGTCTAGAAGATGGACACCAGGAAAGGCTTTCCAGAGGAGAGACatttgagctgggttttgaaggatgaataagagTTTGTCAAACAGGGAAAGGACTTGGAAGAAGACATTGGACTATCACTACCAAACAACCACTATTAGTACAAAGCTGATTAGTATGAGAAGTCAGACAGCCTGGGTTTAATCCTGCCTCAACCAACCTTCAGATTCTTCTATGCTTCtgttccttatctgcaaaataagGAAATAGGGGCTTATTTttagtattaaatgagataatatatgtaaaacactcaGAACAACGTGCTGTCAGAAGGCTGTGGctaagcactaaataaatgtttagcTCATTATGAAAAACATTTACATTATCAAGTCCACCCCTACCTTTAGAAGATTGGAGctgttaccatttattgagcccttaatAAGTTCCAAGCATGGTGCTAAATGCTTAGCatgctttgtctcttttaatcctcccaataacTCCAGGAGGTgagtactattatccccattaaagatagaaaaacagaggctctgagaggtcaagATTACATAGCCAGTGCGGAACAAGCAGAGTAGGGGTTCAAACTCAGGTTTGTCTAAGGACGCCCTTGGCCCAGAGAGAGCAAGGGACTAGCCTCAGGACACAGAGCAGGGTGCTGGGGTGCCAGGATTTCTTTCTGGACCCACTCAAGGGCAGTAATCTGGTTGGAGGTCCTTGGTTTGCCTCTCCCTTTACAACAACATGTTCATTGAGTGTTGGTTCTCACTGAGAGAACCAGAGGTGGCTGACGAGGCACCCACTAAGCCCGCCCCAGCCCCATTCACACGCTCTCCCACTCCACGGCGGACCTTGCGGGCCTGGGGCCCCTGGCCCAGGAACAGAGCTGGGCCGACCCCACTTGGGTCCACAGGGTCAGGCCTCCCAGCAGGGCTGGCAGAGCTAAGAGCCTGGAGACCCGGCAGAGCTAAGAGCCTGGAGACCCGGCCGCGCCCCTGTTCCCCTCCCTTTCCCAACCCCCATTGCTTCCGCCAAAGGTGCTTGTAGAAAATTCCAGCCGCGCCCCTGGACCAGGGTTTTTCCAGCGGGATGGGAGCAGTGGGCGCGTCTGGCAGCCAAAGTCGCAGAGGGGGTAGTAACTGGGCAGCCCCCGTCACCCCTGCTCAGGACTCCCCTCCCTTCGTTGTCCCCAGGGCCCCCGGCCAGCCTTGGCTCCTTGGGgacaggcgggccggccaggggAGCCGGCTCGGGACGTCCTAGCAAACAGGAAATGAAACAAAGGCAGCGGCTTATCGGTCACCCGCATTCCTTTCAGGTGATGCCCAAGCGGCCCGGGGGACAAGGCTGGCCCTGAGGGGCTGCCTGCCATGGGACAGACCTCCCTGCTGCCTCTGCTCAGCGACTCTGGCTCCCCTGCCTTCCCggtcagctgggggtgggggcaaggAGGATTCCTGCCATGGGAGGCCCCATCACCAGGCACAGCCTCCCTGAGCTCCTGGAAAGGCAGGGCTTCACACTGACCTCGgtgcctagaggggtgggctggggagggagtcTTGAGAAGGGAATGGGGGGGAAAGAATGGGTTATATTCATTCAACCATTCCACAAACTGTAACACCACCTTATCCAGTGTACAGGTGTGGGTACCAGGACTCATCAATGAACCAGACCCAGTcgctgccctcaaggaacttccAGCATAAGGAGGATACGTGAAATACTGGTGAAAGGGCAAGATGCAGATGAGTTCAGGGAGGGGGTGTCTAAGCCATGCTAAGTGGGGTTGGGGTGGTTTGGGGGCTCATGGGTCcctgcacagcacctggcacatcagTTACTCTCCACCAGTACTGTCTGATCGAAGAAACCCTGGAGTTGGCTTTGAAACAGCAGTGGGACAGGGGTGGGTGGAACGGAAGGGCAGCTGGACCGAGAGCAGCATGTACAAATGCCCAGTGGTCTGTGTGTGTACTGGACATTAGCGAGCAGTGAGGACTCTGGAGTCGCCTGGGCACTGGGTGAAGAAGCTGGTGAGGAGGCTGGTGGGGTGGGTCCTGatggccttgaatgccaggccgAGGCCTGGACTTAATTCTCCTGGCACTGGGAgcatggggaggtgggggagggagagggctcagAGAGGCAGGCCCAGCCTGGCCTAGGGGTAGGGGAAGCAGGGGGGTCCCTTTGCCTGGGTGGCTTGGAGAGGCTGATCTGCAGAGACAGAGGCTCCAGCTTCTGTGGGGCTGTGCCCCCCTTGCCTGCTGGGCACTGGCGCCAGTTCTGCTGATTGGTGGGTTGGATTCCCCCGCCTCAGGCGACGCTGACTCAGCGTCTGAGAGGTGGTTCCCACGGGCCCACGACTCTCTAGGGGCCAAAGGCCATGCCATCCATGCCCCATCTCCAAGTGGGTCAGTGTCCAGGGCCACTGACAATTAGGGCTGAATGGAGGCTAAGATTTCTGGtccaccacccccccacacaccgcCTCAGGCAGTCCTTTCTGCTGTCTAACCATATGCCACCCAAACTCTGGCCTGGCTTTCCATGCCCAGAAGTTCCAAGatacatagtttttttttgttttttgttttttaattaatttatttatttttgcctgcgttgggtctttgttgctgcatgcgggctttctctagttgcggcgagtgggggttactcttcattgcggtgcgagggcttctcattgtggtggcttctcttgttgtggagcacgggctctaggcacgggggcttcagtagttgtggctcacggactctagagcacaggctcagtagttgtggctcatgggctttgttgctctgcggcatgtgggatcttccccgaccagggctcgaacccgtgtcccttacattggcaggcggactcttaaccactgggccaccagggaagccccgatacaTAGTTATtaatactttgtttttattttaaaacagtgaaaagaaaaataaatatctttgagGAATAAGAGTACAAGGGTGGGGTGGAGTGGTGGGGCCGGAGAAGGGGGTGTCCTGGCTTCGGTGGTCTTGCTCCTCCCCGGCCAGGCCCTGCCCAGCCTCCGCTGGGAGGTCTGGGGGCTCCGCCAGCCTCGCCGGCCCGCGGCTCCCAAGCCGGGCGCTGCGTCAGCGGAACCCGCGCGCGAGGATTAGGCCCCTGGGGCCCGGAGCTCCGtcgggcgggcggggcgggggctgcTGCCCCACCGGAGGCTCTTCCCGGCGTGGTGCCCGCGGCCTCAGTGGTGACCCATGTCCTCCATTCCCACGCGGCCCCAGACGCCCAGCACGAAGCTCTCGATGTCGCACTCGTTGGCGCCGCGCACGATGCGGAAGTGGCCCCTCTCTCCCCAGGCTGGGCCCCACGAGTTGGCCGCCGTCTGGGAATGAGGAGGAGCCGTGAGGAGGGGAATCGGAGTGGGGGAGGAGGACAGGAGGCCCGGGGGAAGGTGACAGCGGCCGCAGGGCACGCGGCGCAGGGACTCACCCAGTACTTGAGCGTCCTTCCGTCGGGCAGCgtctcctccccccacctgcgGGGCAGAGCCGGAGGGGGAAGGGCGCTGATTCACCTGCTTTCAGGAGCTCCCGAGCTCCCGCCCGCGGCCTTCCCTGCCCAGGCCCCTGTTGCCTTTGGTGACTTGGGTGCACCCTCAGGACTTGGGcagctctctgtccctctctgcaTCTCCCTCAGTCTCCACATCTCTTAATTCTGTGCACCTGTGCCCGGTGTGGGGACGGTCCCAAAGGGACAACTGGAGGGGGAAGCAGAAAAGGAGGGAAACTGGGCCTCCCCCCTCCAGGGATCCACATCCCAGCGACCAGCTCTCTGGGACCTCACACAtctgcctgccctccctcctcacctggcgggggatggggggcggggggcggggtgtgtgtgCAAAGTACATTTCATTGGTTGGACTATTGAAATCAGTGACTCTAGCATTGCCTCTTACatcagctggggaaactgagggctgGGGGAGTGAgtcaggcagagctgggacaggTGCTGAGCTGGGGAGAGGTTGAGCAACTCTTGAATCCTTGTCTGTATTTCATTTGGAGTTAGTTTTCCCAGTGTGTAAGGAAGGAAGAGTTCTAGAACACCTTAAAAGGCCCCTAACTCTTGGTGTGACCCAGGGCAAGTACCTCCTCTCTTTGAGTCTCGGTTTCCTCCCCTATGAACTGGAGCTTTGCAGAGAGGTGCTAAGGATTCAAGGCAGACTCAGAGGCCCCAGTGCAAGCCCTGCTGCCCCCAACCCCCCTGCCCACCAAGCCCCTCACCCTGTGATCTTGACCGAATGGGTCCCATGATGGCGGTATTGCTCCGGCCTCCCAAGGCTCACTGGTGTATGGCTGTAGATGCCGCTCTGGTACAGGAAGAAGTCCTCGTGCACCTCCAtgagggctgtgggcagaggtCAAAATGGGGCTGGCTCAGCCCATCAGCACAGGCACTGATACCCAAGCCTGGAGATGCATGCCCAGGCCCCGGGGCCTCTGGTACCAAGACTCTAAGTGCCCCCTCCAGGTGCTGCTCCTGGGGAAGGGACATGGTCCCCCCACTCCTGGCCCCAATGGACTTGCTGCTCAATGCTGTACGGACCACCTGTGCCTCTGTGCCCAGTCTCAAGCAGGCACAAGCTTCTGGAATCAGGGGGCAGGATGAGGGGCATTTACCTTGGACAGGGCCATTCTCCATCAGCTCCTTCATGATCTCCTTCTCCTggagggtgagggggtggggaggagagtatCCATCAAGCGCAAGGCTCAAGCCTTTGGCCAACCTTCCAGCTCTCCTGCCTTTGCCCCCTCACCCAAGTGCAGACTTACGTTGGAGCCGAGGCGGTAGGCAGGAGTGACCTGGTAGATGTCATTGGCATGGACATAGCTATTGGGGCAGCGGGCGGTGGCCTGCCGTTTGCCCCGACCCATGGCCCGACTGTGCATCATGCAGCGGGGTGCGGAGCCAGCCTCGTCCCACCCATGGCCCGAGAACGGGTAGCAGTGGTCAGACACAACCCTgcaggggcagcaggagggagcGGGGACAGAGTGGGCCTGGGGCAGCCTGGCCCAGGCCCTTCCTGCAGGCTTTCCCTTCCTAAGACCCCCGCCTCATGCCCTCTTCCCTACCCCCTTGCTGCTCACCCTCGACGGCGCAGGAACCACCAGGCACCGTCAAGTCGCCCACCGCGGCAACCCTGCTGGTTGTGCGTGTCACAAGACAGCAGGTTCTGGGGCGACAGGACAGGTGTCATGTGCCCCAGAGAATGGATTGAGACTCGATCAGATGCCAcggctggtgggaggggaggtAGAGGGGCTGTCAGGGGGCTCAGGCCTTTGCCCTCCTTTCCCACCTGGCCAGCCCCTGCCCTTGAACATACCTGCCGTGGAGAAGGCCCAGGAGCCTGCACAGTTGCCCTGGTCGAGAGGGTCGTGGATCAGGTTGGGCCACTTCTCAGAGGCCTCGAAGGCTCTGGGCAGCACCTCCCCTGGGCTCAGCACTGTCTGCAAGGAAAAGGTCACTCTGtctgcctcctgcctctgccccagaCTGCCCCTCAGGGGCCCTAGGCATTGGAGGTCTCCCAAGAGTCCAGGgcctcggtactttgtgaccacctagaggggtgggatagggagggtgggagggagacgcaacagggaagagctatggggatatatgtatatgcatagctgattcactttgttatacagcagaaactaacacaccactgtaaagcaattatactccaataaagatgttaaaaaaaaaaaaagagtccagggCCTTCTGCAGTTTGATCTTGAGCCCTCTGTTGCTGAGAGAGTCCAGCAACCTCCACGGTGACCCAGAGGAAGACCCCGGCACCATTTAGTGCCTCTCTAGTGTCAGGTGGGGGGTGACTAGtcctgttttacaggtgaggcaaTTGAAGCCAGGAATAGGGAAGTGGTCGGGCCACTTTCCATCCTCAACCCCTGCCTCTTTCCTCCCCTGCACCTTCTGATCTGCTACATCCTTCTTCCCACCAGGACCTTGGGCTTCAGGCCccaaagggcaggggagggaagaagcAGTAAGGTCCCGTGACTGGGCAGGCTGCCAAGGCAAACAGCAGGAGGCAGAAAATAGCCGGAGGCCCAGGGGAGtaagggcaggggcagggtctgGTCACCTCAGCCTTGAGCTGAGCTCCCTCTGCAGGGAGGGCCGCTCTGGCCAGTCACCGCCTCCTCCCCGCCGGCCACTGATGGAAGGAGCCTCTGGCATGTGACCCAGCCCTGTCCCGCTGAAGCTCCCCTTCCTCACCCTTTGACTGTTCTGGGTCTGgttctcatttcttcctctggAGGGTCCCACTGGTGGGAAGGGAGAAACCCCCTCCTCCCTGGGGGGTTCTGCTGAGATGGTGTTTGTTTCCGAGAATTGCTGCTCTCTGGCCAAAGTTGGAGGAGTGTCTGTCCCTCCCTTCCCAAAATACCAAGGTGACCTCCTGGCCCTTAGGGCCCTAACCCAGCCATACTGGgaccaatgacatttttcccaAGCCGGAGAGGCCGGAGAAGCTAGAGAGGGTCAGATGCTGGGACCACAAAACTCAGAATCTGAGCATCAGTTCTTGCAGTGCAGCGTATCTTGTTATAGGCAGAAACCTAAGGCCCAGAGAAGGGGAGTTCCTTGTCCAGGGATACACAGCCTATTGGTGGGGGACAGGCCTAGGCCCTTGGAGAAGCAGGACACAGGGTGCCAGGGTCCCTGGGGTCGTAGGCCAAGAGGAGATGGCAGGATTGTGGGCAGGGATGGACTTACATGAATCTCATTCATATTGGTGACGGAGGAAGACGGGCGGATGGTGCCCAGGCGGTAGCGAATGCCCTCAGCCAGGGTCATGCCCCAGAAGGCACTGTGGTTACCAGCCCGCCAcctgaaagagaggggatggaggTCACAGACCGGCCAAGGCTGGGGGTCCTGGAGGTATGCGCATGTGGGTGGGAGAGAATGCCTACAGCTAAATGTACACATGAATAAGATCTGAGTGTGGGTGCGCCTGGCAGGACATGCATCTCAGGCagaacatatgtgtatatgtgtgtgcacgtgcatgtgtgcCCACTCGGGGCATTTTTAGGGCCTCTCACCCATAGTTGCCTTGGTTGATGGCCTTGATCATGTTTTCGTCCACCAGGCATGGCTCCTGGTCACACTCCCACTGCCCTTTCTCCTGGCAGGTGCTGGAAgaacaggagggaaggaagaggtgaGGTGGTGCTGGGCATCCTCGGAAGGGAGGAGGCCTCAGAGGTCAACACGGGCCTGAAATTCTGCATCAGCACCTATGAGAGGACCGCCAGATGATCCCATCCAGCCTGGTGGCTTTAAATGTCAATTTCAAATTTATGATTCTCAAGTTTACAAGTGCTTCTCAGATCTCTCCCTAAACTCCAGATTCAAGGATCTTACTGCTACACCACATCACCTCCTGGGTGTCTAACAGGTCACACTCACCACATCCCAAACCAAATTTCTGTTCTCCCCTACTCCCAGGCCTGCGCCTGCCACAGTCCTTGAAAACGGCACTCCATTCCTCTCCTGGAGCGTAGGCCAAAAGCCTGGGAGGCACCCTTGACTCTCTCTCACATGCTAACCCGATTCATTGGCAAATCGTGTTGACTCTACCTTAAAAACACATCCAGAATCCAAACCACGTCTCATTCTTTTCTGCAGCCACCATGGTCCAATCACCTTTCACTTGGATTATGCTGTAGCCTCCTCACTGTTCTCTCCGATTCTGCCCTGTGCCCCCCTCCTCCGCTTCGGTATATTTTTAACACAGCTGCCCGAGCGATCCTGTTAAACCCAAATCATATCATGCCATTCCCCTGCCCAAAACCTGCCACTGGCTTCACATCAAGAATAAGAGCCAGAGTCCTTCCAGTGCCAACAAGGCCCTGCACGATCTGTCCTCCTGTCCCCTCTCTGACCCCCTCTTCCCCGTCCTCGTGCCTGAGGTCCCAGCCAGGCTGGTCCCGACTGTTGACACCAGCCgtgctcctgccccagggcctttgcgcTGTTCTTCCTCCAACATCCTCATGGTCCCTCTCACTTCTTCTAAGTCcttattcaaatgtcaccttctcagggtAGCCTGCCCTGGCCACCCTATCTCAGCATCCTCCACCCTTCCTACCCTGCTTccctgttctcttttctcctcagCCTGTCATCACTATCTGACGTATTATATCTTTAGTTATTTATATTGTCTATACCTGTTTCCTCACAGAATCTAAGGTCCTTGAGGGCAGGTATTGTTTGATACCTTCAGTGCCTAAAAACAAAACCTAGCACATAGTAGCCACCCAAtagatatttgtggaatgaatgaatgaatgaatggggcaGTACAGTGAAGTGATTAAGAGCATGGATTCTGAATTGAATCCAGGGTTCAGAGTCTAGCTGACTAGTCatgtgaccttaggtaagttaTTTTAAACTCTCCCTCAAtgttgtctgtaaaatgaggataataatagtaccaccTTCCAGGGATTAAAAGGCAAGCTTGCAAAGTactcagcccagggcctggcccatGTGATGTGCTCAAGAATTGTTATCTTCCATTATTGTTCTCATTACAGGAACCCCAACTCCCCACCCCCGTGAGTTTCAGACTCATATCCAGCTGGCCTCCTGACAGCTCCTCTGGGTGTGTGAAAGGCATCTCAGAATGGCCAAACTATCTTCCCCCAAACCTGTTCCTCCCTTAACATCTTCAACTCAGAAAACGGCACCTTATCTACCCAGTTGTTCAAGCCAGAACTCCGTGTGGTCCGTGCTGTCTCCCCTACCGCCTGCCCCTCATCCATACCCACCTACCACCAGCCTGCCCTATCAGCCGGTCATGAAAGACTCCGAATCCACCTGCCTCTCAcgcctccaccaccatcaccctacTCTGGCCCCTTATCCCCTCTCACCTGAACCCCGGCAGTGGCTTCCTAACCAGGCCCCCTGCTTCGTTGCCATTCCCTCCGCCCAATACACACACCCCTCTCTTAAAGCCAGAGAGATCTTTGAACAACACAAATCAGACTGTGTGCTCCCTAAGTGGCTGCGCACGACACTTAGAGCAAAATGCAAAATCCTTGGCGCAGCTTATGAGACCCATGGGACGTGGCCTGCCCCTCCTCGGGGCCTctctccccatttcacagctcCAGCTGCAATGAGCTCGGTCCCACCTCCTGGCCGTTCCACAAGCCATTTCCCCCCATGTTCCCTCCTCCTGGGCCTGGGCCACTCGTGCTCTCATCTCCCTGGTATCTGCATAAATATCCCTTCCTGAGTAGCCTTCCCTCGCCCCCACCCCACTCTAAACTAGGGTCCCCCATTAATCTCTTTTCCCCCCATCACACCTGTATGGTTGTAATGACAGGTTTGTTATTTGTGTCACCATTAGACTAGAGGCTCCGGTGCAGGCACAAGGACTGTCTGCCGCATTCTGGCTGCATCTCCTTGgcccagcacagcacctggcacatagtaggtctctAATAGGTGTCAACTGAACAGTTGAATTCTATGAATTCTACAGTGCTTTTACAAGCTCATAACTCTGCTATGACAAGATGCTAAACTGCATCCTTTCA carries:
- the TINAGL1 gene encoding tubulointerstitial nephritis antigen-like isoform X2; its protein translation is MHRGRIYPVLGTYWDNCNRCTCQEKGQWECDQEPCLVDENMIKAINQGNYGWRAGNHSAFWGMTLAEGIRYRLGTIRPSSSVTNMNEIHTVLSPGEVLPRAFEASEKWPNLIHDPLDQGNCAGSWAFSTAAVASDRVSIHSLGHMTPVLSPQNLLSCDTHNQQGCRGGRLDGAWWFLRRRGVVSDHCYPFSGHGWDEAGSAPRCMMHSRAMGRGKRQATARCPNSYVHANDIYQVTPAYRLGSNEKEIMKELMENGPVQALMEVHEDFFLYQSGIYSHTPVSLGRPEQYRHHGTHSVKITGWGEETLPDGRTLKYWTAANSWGPAWGERGHFRIVRGANECDIESFVLGVWGRVGMEDMGHH
- the TINAGL1 gene encoding tubulointerstitial nephritis antigen-like isoform X1, giving the protein MWRCPLGLLLLLLPAGELALGAQRGRGRRELAPALHLRGIRDAGGRYCQEQDLCCRGRADDCALPYLGATCYCDLFCNRTVSDCCPDFWDFCLGVPPPFPPIQGCMHRGRIYPVLGTYWDNCNRCTCQEKGQWECDQEPCLVDENMIKAINQGNYGWRAGNHSAFWGMTLAEGIRYRLGTIRPSSSVTNMNEIHTVLSPGEVLPRAFEASEKWPNLIHDPLDQGNCAGSWAFSTAAVASDRVSIHSLGHMTPVLSPQNLLSCDTHNQQGCRGGRLDGAWWFLRRRGVVSDHCYPFSGHGWDEAGSAPRCMMHSRAMGRGKRQATARCPNSYVHANDIYQVTPAYRLGSNEKEIMKELMENGPVQALMEVHEDFFLYQSGIYSHTPVSLGRPEQYRHHGTHSVKITGWGEETLPDGRTLKYWTAANSWGPAWGERGHFRIVRGANECDIESFVLGVWGRVGMEDMGHH